From the Thermovirga lienii DSM 17291 genome, one window contains:
- a CDS encoding integral membrane sensor signal transduction histidine kinase (PFAM: Histidine kinase-, DNA gyrase B-, and HSP90-like ATPase; His Kinase A (phosphoacceptor) domain~COGs: COG2205 Osmosensitive K+ channel histidine kinase~InterPro IPR005467: IPR003661: IPR003594: IPR004358~KEGG: tai:Taci_0139 histidine kinase~PFAM: ATP-binding region ATPase domain protein; histidine kinase A domain protein~SMART: ATP-binding region ATPase domain protein; histidine kinase A domain protein~SPTR: Putative His Kinase A domain protein), with product MQKDKGTTKQKPKYKPPLKNSDSTLILGFFSLCLWLFILTRSRPFFAVYRLMNLASDTGDGGYLFAAAGLLVLFNTLRAVFLYLGWFFVGDGLAELTKKKSLATIVPTVAIPLSYQILALLEAYAKPHFGVPAIMGVLTVILVRFLTKDVPGRLNSALAISIMLFSFQWLDIVPALTEYGFGWGEISMAVKELAVLMDRKNLLDLLGIIAFLTVLSSGLITSELLVLSTLQIKSMQKIREQERHLAHLREEHLRTRSSREIQNLVHDLKRPLTTIVGLLDVLGSSPNFPQNHKKHLDVAKDAALGMNQMISEILSSSSRRITTIEEIISYVMAQVSPLDFHKHVKVILGENCREKRVEMNVVRFSRALVNLLDNASRAAKSIERKPQILLEARCDKVSVTFIIKDNGPGFDQVITPDSGSTWNSTGLGLAFTKEVVLEHGGNISMTNAPTGGGIVTIHLPLKKEESH from the coding sequence ATGCAAAAAGATAAAGGGACAACAAAGCAAAAACCAAAGTATAAGCCCCCCTTAAAGAATTCAGATTCCACCCTGATACTCGGATTCTTTTCCCTATGTCTATGGCTTTTTATCTTAACCCGGAGCAGACCGTTCTTCGCAGTCTACAGGCTCATGAATTTAGCCTCCGATACAGGGGACGGAGGATACCTTTTTGCTGCTGCTGGCCTCCTTGTGCTCTTCAACACACTAAGAGCCGTTTTCCTATACCTTGGGTGGTTTTTTGTAGGGGATGGCTTGGCAGAGCTGACCAAGAAAAAGAGCCTGGCCACCATCGTACCCACCGTCGCCATCCCCCTCTCATACCAGATTCTAGCCCTGCTGGAGGCATATGCTAAACCCCACTTCGGAGTACCCGCGATCATGGGAGTTTTGACCGTCATATTGGTTAGATTCCTGACTAAGGACGTGCCGGGAAGACTGAATTCTGCACTGGCCATCTCCATAATGCTATTCTCCTTTCAGTGGCTGGACATAGTTCCGGCCCTGACGGAATACGGCTTTGGCTGGGGTGAAATATCCATGGCCGTCAAAGAACTTGCTGTCCTAATGGACAGAAAGAACCTTCTGGACCTTTTGGGAATAATAGCTTTCCTTACGGTCCTATCAAGCGGACTTATAACTTCGGAACTATTGGTCCTTTCTACCTTGCAGATCAAGAGCATGCAGAAGATCCGCGAACAAGAACGACACCTTGCCCACCTTAGAGAGGAACACTTAAGGACTCGAAGCTCCAGGGAGATTCAAAACCTGGTACACGACCTCAAACGCCCCCTGACGACCATTGTGGGTCTCCTGGACGTTCTGGGAAGCAGCCCAAACTTCCCGCAAAACCACAAAAAACACCTTGATGTGGCCAAGGATGCCGCATTAGGGATGAACCAGATGATCTCTGAGATACTTTCCTCATCTTCCAGGAGGATAACCACCATAGAGGAAATAATTTCTTATGTGATGGCTCAAGTAAGCCCTCTAGATTTCCACAAACATGTCAAGGTGATTCTTGGCGAAAATTGCAGAGAGAAAAGGGTGGAAATGAACGTGGTGCGCTTCTCAAGGGCCCTAGTAAACCTGCTTGATAACGCCTCAAGGGCAGCCAAAAGCATCGAGCGAAAACCCCAAATTTTACTGGAAGCCCGCTGCGACAAAGTTTCAGTTACATTTATAATAAAGGACAACGGGCCAGGTTTTGATCAGGTCATAACTCCCGACTCAGGGTCCACCTGGAACTCCACTGGACTTGGCCTTGCGTTCACAAAAGAGGTAGTGCTCGAGCACGGAGGGAATATCTCCATGACCAATGCCCCCACTGGAGGGGGGATAGTAACGATCCATCTACCTTTGAAAAAGGAGGAGAGCCATTGA
- a CDS encoding response regulator receiver protein (PFAM: Response regulator receiver domain~COGs: COG2204 Response regulator containing CheY-like receiver AAA-type ATPase and DNA-binding domains~InterPro IPR001789~KEGG: tai:Taci_0140 response regulator receiver protein~PFAM: response regulator receiver~SMART: response regulator receiver~SPTR: Response regulator), with protein sequence MTISIGAIDDDISILYTLEAMAQSAGWNIKTSTDWRQAITWTQRKEVDLLLVDYHMPEISGLDLIEKIRSISKNIVILVLTIEESPTLAQKLLSLGADDFISKPIRLADFTSRIALHYRLASYRRLPGIEEPHKGISQDTMRLVIAELEAISPDKATAHDISKRIGVSYQTAHRYLEYLAGAGIANKEPLYQDGKPGRPKYLYYIPR encoded by the coding sequence TTGACCATAAGCATCGGAGCTATTGACGACGATATATCCATACTCTACACACTAGAGGCCATGGCGCAGAGTGCTGGTTGGAACATAAAAACCTCAACGGACTGGCGCCAAGCTATAACTTGGACGCAACGCAAAGAAGTGGACCTGCTACTAGTGGATTATCACATGCCCGAGATTAGCGGGTTGGATTTGATTGAAAAAATTAGGAGCATATCCAAAAACATTGTGATATTGGTTCTCACCATAGAGGAATCTCCTACACTTGCACAGAAACTGCTCTCCTTAGGCGCTGATGACTTCATATCCAAACCCATACGGCTTGCAGACTTCACCTCGAGGATCGCTCTGCACTACAGGCTAGCAAGCTACCGAAGACTCCCAGGAATAGAGGAACCTCACAAGGGTATAAGCCAGGACACTATGAGGCTCGTCATTGCCGAATTGGAGGCCATAAGCCCGGACAAGGCAACGGCCCACGATATATCAAAACGCATAGGAGTCTCCTACCAGACGGCTCACAGATACTTGGAATACTTGGCAGGAGCAGGAATAGCCAATAAAGAACCCCTCTACCAGGACGGTAAGCCAGGAAGGCCCAAATACCTATACTACATACCTAGGTAG
- a CDS encoding hypothetical protein (KEGG: dev:DhcVS_1104 hypothetical protein~SPTR: Putative uncharacterized protein) → MELKLTQEERELLRELLSFTLSELRMEIADTDSSTYREKLKERKDILKGLMEKLDKEE, encoded by the coding sequence ATGGAACTCAAGCTTACACAAGAAGAAAGGGAACTGCTCAGGGAGCTTTTGTCCTTCACCCTATCGGAACTCAGGATGGAGATAGCTGATACTGACAGCTCAACTTACAGGGAGAAACTCAAGGAACGTAAGGACATACTGAAGGGCCTCATGGAGAAGTTGGATAAAGAGGAATGA
- a CDS encoding hypothetical protein (KEGG: gga:415362 isocitrate dehydrogenase 3 (NAD+) alpha~SPTR: Putative uncharacterized protein) → MSFGLLRTKFPTKGLSVFILMLAIATIAPFAAAEIPSKWEGNYIIAAEGRGIKWLYDPSKIEKLSYDTKEGSVIRAVIKIEALHPFVTEFQELEIDPRNRIFRLVTAEAYDEAENLVDL, encoded by the coding sequence GTGTCCTTTGGACTGCTGCGCACAAAATTTCCAACTAAGGGTCTTTCTGTATTTATCCTGATGCTAGCGATAGCAACAATTGCCCCTTTCGCAGCAGCAGAAATACCCTCCAAATGGGAGGGCAATTACATTATAGCTGCAGAAGGAAGGGGTATAAAATGGTTGTACGATCCATCAAAAATAGAGAAGTTATCCTATGATACAAAAGAAGGTTCCGTAATAAGGGCCGTCATTAAGATAGAAGCCCTTCATCCCTTCGTAACTGAATTTCAGGAGCTGGAGATAGACCCTAGAAACCGCATATTTCGACTCGTAACTGCCGAAGCCTACGACGAAGCAGAAAATCTGGTTGACCTTTGA
- a CDS encoding hypothetical protein (InterPro IPR017896~KEGG: mth:MTH1365 hypothetical protein~SPTR: Conserved protein) — protein MPWLAGYPREKVNWGPTVDREKCIGCGMCMNCGKKVFQWVDGKPSVASFYDCQVGCNTCANLCPSGAISFPSLEELRELYKREGI, from the coding sequence GTGCCGTGGTTAGCAGGTTATCCGAGAGAAAAGGTCAATTGGGGGCCGACGGTGGACAGGGAGAAGTGCATTGGATGCGGTATGTGTATGAACTGCGGCAAAAAGGTGTTCCAATGGGTTGATGGTAAACCTTCTGTAGCAAGTTTTTATGACTGTCAGGTGGGGTGTAATACCTGCGCTAACCTTTGCCCAAGTGGTGCCATATCTTTCCCTAGCCTGGAGGAACTCAGAGAACTTTACAAGAGAGAGGGCATCTAG
- a CDS encoding UspA domain-containing protein (PFAM: Universal stress protein family~InterPro IPR006016: IPR006015~KEGG: ppd:Ppro_3112 UspA domain-containing protein~PFAM: UspA domain-containing protein~SPTR: UspA domain protein) produces MLKKVLLATDLKERSFCEVKALGKFPPKKVGEVLLLHVLDERKGVSSLDRENEEKLKSQVKELQDRGFNVGVCVEKGIPFYTIVEKVNEFKASLLIMSRGEREFQTKFLGETAYRVLEECPVPMFLCKSKEDGSFEEPLEHVMIGIDFSDHSYNAFRLLEGLVQEVEGALKRVTILHVHERSNIELLEKVVAKGRIQEIIELELSRLEEMAEALRNKGVKDVEVSMRTGRVVDEFISEAEEKKPTLIIVGAQGVGRSEMFRVGSCAFRVSHRAPANVLVVPLGRSWEMPF; encoded by the coding sequence ATGCTGAAGAAGGTGCTATTGGCCACGGACCTAAAGGAGAGAAGCTTCTGCGAGGTAAAGGCTCTGGGCAAATTCCCTCCTAAAAAGGTGGGAGAGGTCCTTTTGCTCCATGTTTTGGATGAACGAAAGGGTGTATCCTCTCTGGACAGAGAAAATGAGGAAAAGCTAAAAAGCCAGGTGAAAGAGCTGCAGGATAGAGGTTTTAACGTGGGTGTTTGTGTGGAAAAAGGAATTCCTTTCTACACAATAGTGGAAAAGGTGAATGAATTTAAGGCTTCTCTTCTGATCATGTCAAGAGGGGAAAGGGAGTTTCAGACAAAGTTTTTAGGTGAGACGGCTTACAGGGTACTGGAGGAATGCCCTGTGCCCATGTTCCTGTGCAAATCCAAAGAAGATGGAAGCTTCGAGGAACCTCTGGAGCACGTGATGATAGGCATAGATTTCTCCGATCATTCATATAATGCCTTTAGACTGTTGGAAGGTTTGGTTCAAGAGGTGGAAGGAGCGTTGAAACGGGTCACCATCTTGCATGTTCACGAAAGAAGCAATATAGAGCTTCTGGAGAAGGTGGTGGCAAAAGGAAGGATACAAGAGATCATAGAGTTGGAGCTCAGCCGCCTTGAGGAGATGGCAGAGGCCTTAAGGAATAAAGGGGTTAAAGATGTAGAAGTTTCAATGAGGACGGGAAGGGTGGTAGACGAGTTCATCTCCGAGGCTGAGGAGAAGAAACCAACGCTGATCATAGTTGGAGCCCAGGGGGTGGGAAGGTCGGAAATGTTCAGGGTGGGTAGTTGTGCCTTCAGGGTCAGCCATAGGGCGCCGGCAAATGTCCTGGTCGTACCCTTGGGGAGATCCTGGGAGATGCCTTTTTAG
- a CDS encoding UspA domain-containing protein (PFAM: Universal stress protein family~COGs: COG0589 Universal stress protein UspA and related nucleotide-binding protein~InterPro IPR006016: IPR006015~KEGG: tye:THEYE_A0025 universal stress protein, putative~PFAM: UspA domain-containing protein~SPTR: Universal stress protein, putative) gives MFRKVLFPVVLTHKMENYLSCISDMVKAGVEQVDLMHVVDLHDTYGDPKIVEFAKETLTKWKKRLVEAGVAKVETYLEEGNPTEEILRRLEEEDYSLVMLGSRGSNLFKRLFLGSVAENVLHHARQPVLLLRNYPCEGKEEASYSLTCNSVFERILYVTDLSEGAGKALSYLEKMGDIPGATLDILHVHDTRAMEYMSTEKIQEISEEEKRQIEQIRQNLAEKGFSFVEAHIVEDHPVAGILKYAEEKKPSLLVMGAKGKSRLLEMMLGSVTETIIHKAPCSVFVIR, from the coding sequence ATGTTCAGAAAAGTTCTTTTTCCAGTGGTTTTGACTCATAAAATGGAAAATTACCTTTCCTGCATTTCGGACATGGTAAAAGCAGGAGTAGAGCAGGTTGACCTGATGCACGTAGTGGACCTCCACGATACGTACGGCGATCCTAAGATTGTGGAGTTCGCCAAAGAGACACTAACTAAGTGGAAAAAGCGCCTTGTGGAGGCCGGTGTCGCAAAGGTGGAAACCTATTTGGAGGAGGGAAATCCCACAGAGGAAATCCTTCGCAGGTTGGAGGAAGAAGATTACTCTCTTGTTATGTTGGGTTCAAGGGGCTCCAATTTGTTTAAGAGGCTGTTTTTGGGCAGTGTAGCCGAAAACGTGCTCCATCACGCCAGGCAGCCGGTCTTGCTTTTGAGGAATTATCCTTGTGAAGGAAAGGAGGAAGCCTCCTACTCCCTTACATGTAACAGCGTATTTGAGAGAATCCTTTACGTTACAGACCTTTCCGAGGGAGCAGGAAAGGCGCTTTCGTACCTGGAGAAGATGGGAGACATTCCTGGTGCTACATTGGACATTCTGCACGTCCACGACACGAGAGCCATGGAGTACATGAGCACAGAAAAGATCCAGGAAATAAGTGAGGAAGAAAAAAGACAAATAGAACAAATACGCCAAAACCTGGCGGAAAAGGGTTTTAGCTTTGTGGAAGCTCACATAGTAGAGGACCACCCTGTAGCGGGCATACTTAAATACGCCGAGGAAAAGAAACCCTCCCTATTGGTCATGGGAGCCAAGGGTAAAAGCAGGCTGCTGGAGATGATGCTTGGCAGCGTTACAGAGACCATCATACACAAAGCACCTTGTTCTGTTTTCGTAATTCGCTGA
- a CDS encoding arsenical-resistance protein (PFAM: Sodium Bile acid symporter family~TIGRFAM: arsenical-resistance protein~COGs: COG0798 Arsenite efflux pump ACR3 and related permease~InterPro IPR004706: IPR002657~KEGG: dol:Dole_2882 arsenical-resistance protein~PFAM: Bile acid:sodium symporter~SPTR: Putative uncharacterized protein;~TIGRFAM: arsenical-resistance protein), with product MAGAKKLSLFERYLTLWVALCIVAGIILGRVAPGVARALDSMSVYEVSIPIAICLFFMMYPIMVKIDFAEVLRAGKTPKPVLLTLFINWAVKPFSMYLIAYLFLGVLFKGFLPGTEIIKTGQEVELWRSYVSGAILLGIAPCTAMVLVWGYLAEGNNGLTLVMVAINSLTMLFLYGPLGGFLLGVNAMPIPWQTILLSVAIYVALPLVAGYFSRKWIIKHKGYGWFESNFLHYLTPVSITALLVTLVLLFSFKGDIIVQNPLTVLWIAIPLFVQTTLIFALGYFLAKLLKLRYEDAAPAAMIGASNHFEVAIATATMLFGLSSGAALATVVGVLIEVPVMLMLVRFCLKTRNWFKEV from the coding sequence ATGGCAGGTGCGAAAAAGCTTTCGTTGTTCGAGAGATACCTTACTCTATGGGTTGCTTTGTGTATCGTGGCGGGGATAATCCTTGGCAGGGTTGCTCCAGGGGTTGCTAGGGCGCTGGATTCCATGTCGGTCTATGAGGTCTCCATTCCCATAGCCATCTGTTTGTTCTTCATGATGTATCCCATAATGGTAAAGATAGATTTCGCTGAGGTGCTTAGGGCTGGTAAAACTCCCAAACCAGTGCTTTTGACCCTCTTCATCAACTGGGCAGTGAAGCCTTTTTCCATGTATCTCATAGCTTATTTGTTCCTAGGGGTGCTGTTCAAAGGTTTCCTTCCTGGAACTGAGATAATAAAGACAGGACAGGAAGTGGAACTTTGGAGAAGCTATGTGTCTGGAGCGATATTGCTCGGAATAGCTCCATGCACGGCGATGGTGTTGGTTTGGGGATATCTGGCGGAAGGTAATAACGGCCTTACCCTTGTAATGGTGGCCATAAATTCTTTGACGATGCTCTTTTTGTATGGCCCCCTTGGAGGGTTCCTTTTGGGTGTAAATGCCATGCCCATTCCTTGGCAAACCATCTTGCTCTCCGTGGCTATTTACGTGGCCTTGCCTTTGGTAGCAGGGTACTTTTCCAGGAAGTGGATCATAAAACACAAAGGATACGGCTGGTTCGAGTCCAACTTCCTCCACTACCTGACGCCCGTGAGCATAACAGCCCTGCTGGTGACGTTGGTTCTTCTCTTTTCCTTCAAGGGAGATATCATAGTGCAAAATCCCTTGACCGTTCTTTGGATAGCCATACCGCTTTTCGTTCAGACTACGTTGATCTTTGCCCTGGGGTACTTCCTGGCTAAGCTCTTGAAGCTCCGTTACGAGGATGCAGCGCCAGCTGCGATGATAGGAGCATCCAATCATTTCGAGGTTGCCATTGCCACAGCGACCATGTTGTTCGGTCTTTCTTCTGGAGCAGCCCTGGCAACGGTCGTAGGAGTTTTGATAGAGGTTCCAGTGATGCTCATGCTGGTGCGCTTCTGCCTCAAGACCAGAAACTGGTTCAAGGAGGTGTAG
- a CDS encoding hypothetical protein (KEGG: afv:AFLA_104330 hypothetical protein~SPTR: Trimethylamine--corrinoid methyltransferase MttB), whose amino-acid sequence MGKPENTESFTPYEVQGEEVTCWISKEAMDFFEETGKMPDGSYLFFVEGVGRLRLWFE is encoded by the coding sequence TTGGGAAAACCGGAAAATACCGAATCTTTTACCCCCTACGAAGTGCAGGGCGAGGAAGTAACCTGCTGGATAAGCAAGGAGGCTATGGACTTCTTCGAGGAGACAGGAAAGATGCCCGATGGTTCCTACCTGTTCTTCGTGGAGGGCGTCGGAAGGTTGAGACTGTGGTTCGAGTAA
- a CDS encoding protein tyrosine phosphatase (PFAM: Low molecular weight phosphotyrosine protein phosphatase~TIGRFAM: arsenate reductase (thioredoxin)~COGs: COG0394 Protein-tyrosine-phosphatase~InterPro IPR017867~KEGG: adg:Adeg_1934 protein-tyrosine phosphatase, low molecular weight~PFAM: Protein-tyrosine phosphatase, low molecular weight~SMART: Protein-tyrosine phosphatase, low molecular weight~SPTR: Protein-tyrosine phosphatase, low molecular weight), with translation MSKKTKVLFLCTGNSCRSQMAEGWAKALKGDVIEAYSAGTAPSTVNPLAIKVMKEAGVDISNQRSKNVTELLDVKFDVVITLCGDAKDTCPVFPGDTRVVHRGFDDPARAEGSEEEVLAFFRRVRDEIRDFVKTLPESVMQED, from the coding sequence GTGAGCAAAAAAACAAAGGTTCTTTTTTTATGCACCGGAAACTCTTGTAGAAGTCAAATGGCTGAAGGGTGGGCAAAAGCGTTAAAGGGAGATGTTATAGAGGCTTACTCTGCTGGTACGGCTCCCAGCACGGTGAACCCCCTTGCCATAAAAGTCATGAAAGAGGCAGGAGTGGACATCTCCAACCAGCGAAGTAAAAACGTCACGGAGCTTTTGGACGTGAAGTTCGACGTGGTCATAACTCTCTGCGGCGATGCCAAAGACACCTGTCCGGTGTTCCCAGGAGATACCAGGGTGGTTCACAGGGGCTTTGATGATCCTGCTAGGGCAGAGGGCAGCGAAGAGGAAGTTTTGGCTTTCTTCAGGAGGGTAAGGGACGAAATAAGGGATTTCGTGAAGACCCTGCCCGAAAGCGTTATGCAAGAGGATTGA
- a CDS encoding redox-active disulfide protein 2 (PFAM: Bacterial regulatory protein, arsR family~TIGRFAM: small redox-active disulfide protein 2~InterPro IPR005243: IPR001845~KEGG: tai:Taci_1479 transcriptional regulator, ArsR family~PFAM: regulatory protein ArsR~SMART: regulatory protein ArsR~SPTR: Transcriptional regulator, ArsR family;~TIGRFAM: redox-active disulfide protein 2), with protein sequence MSSLLEKKAEIFKALSHPVRLAIVEKLAAQPRCVQEIAGWFGCTRTNVSKHLGVLRQSGIVKDHKEGLKVYYSLDLECLGPFMACLDKEIKKKISQQYAAYCGAQEEAKSQVLKIQVLGANCRDCLAMEERARKAASSLGVDFEIIKMSELEEILAFGTAITPSLAVEGQLLYEGKVPSEDEIVKTLKDFLQEHQKNIVRR encoded by the coding sequence GTGAGTTCCCTTTTGGAGAAGAAAGCTGAAATTTTCAAGGCGCTGTCCCACCCAGTAAGGCTTGCGATCGTTGAGAAGCTTGCAGCCCAGCCTCGGTGCGTCCAGGAGATAGCAGGCTGGTTTGGCTGCACAAGGACCAACGTGAGCAAGCACCTTGGTGTTTTAAGGCAAAGCGGTATCGTGAAAGATCATAAAGAGGGGCTTAAAGTTTACTACTCCTTGGATTTGGAGTGTCTTGGCCCTTTCATGGCGTGCCTTGATAAGGAGATCAAAAAGAAGATATCCCAACAATATGCTGCTTACTGTGGAGCGCAAGAAGAGGCCAAGAGTCAGGTCCTGAAGATCCAAGTCCTAGGTGCCAACTGTAGAGACTGTCTTGCCATGGAAGAAAGGGCCAGAAAGGCGGCCTCTTCCTTGGGAGTGGATTTTGAAATCATCAAAATGTCGGAGCTTGAGGAGATATTGGCCTTCGGTACGGCTATAACACCTAGTTTGGCAGTAGAAGGACAGCTTCTTTATGAAGGGAAGGTTCCATCGGAGGATGAAATCGTAAAAACATTGAAGGATTTTCTCCAAGAGCATCAAAAAAACATCGTCAGGAGGTAG
- a CDS encoding UspA domain-containing protein (PFAM: Universal stress protein family~COGs: COG0589 Universal stress protein UspA and related nucleotide-binding protein~InterPro IPR006016: IPR006015~KEGG: aco:Amico_1223 UspA domain protein~PFAM: UspA domain-containing protein~SPTR: UspA domain protein), translating to MRKALVAIDGSALSRELMRYAFEYAKRENIEMLHFVHVYEEHPLTAFPGMPVPIEYDERFRRDLEAEFREMVEEAAAETGNKDFPHEFSMIVGVPYNEIVKLAEEDTDYQLIIVGHRGMKNLERFFIGSVAAKIVAHAPCSVLVYRPRI from the coding sequence ATGAGGAAGGCCCTTGTGGCGATCGACGGCAGCGCTTTGAGCAGGGAACTTATGAGGTATGCCTTCGAGTATGCAAAGAGAGAAAACATTGAGATGCTTCATTTCGTTCATGTGTACGAGGAGCATCCATTGACCGCCTTTCCTGGCATGCCGGTTCCCATCGAGTACGACGAGAGGTTCAGAAGAGACTTGGAGGCAGAATTCAGGGAGATGGTGGAGGAAGCGGCAGCGGAGACAGGAAATAAGGATTTCCCCCATGAGTTCTCAATGATAGTGGGAGTTCCCTACAACGAGATAGTCAAGCTAGCCGAAGAAGATACAGATTACCAGCTCATCATAGTGGGGCACAGGGGTATGAAGAACCTGGAGAGGTTCTTTATAGGAAGTGTGGCGGCCAAGATAGTTGCCCATGCCCCATGCAGTGTTTTGGTCTACAGGCCCAGAATTTGA
- a CDS encoding polysaccharide deacetylase (PFAM: Polysaccharide deacetylase~COGs: COG0726 xylanase/chitin deacetylase~InterPro IPR002509~KEGG: aco:Amico_0026 polysaccharide deacetylase~PFAM: polysaccharide deacetylase~SPTR: Polysaccharide deacetylase) — MLSVVGAFVFGVELLKTEAGRNAPLPLEEINKRYGNLTPKFWGQDVPGVVTRFDPSGLQVALTLDACGGKGGSGYDRELVDFLVENNIKATLFLNARWIRDNPDEAKNLEKNPLFLIANHGFRHKPCSVNGKEAYGIKGTSSVREVWEEVEKGARAIEKLTGTRPGFYRSGTNYYDDVAVQIVYDLGMKPVGYSILGDGGATFSSKKVTEAVSKARPGDVIICHMNHPEGETAEGLKLAIPILLEKGYTFVRLDEVIN; from the coding sequence TTGCTTTCAGTGGTGGGGGCTTTTGTCTTTGGAGTTGAGTTGTTGAAAACTGAGGCAGGTCGCAATGCCCCCTTACCGCTGGAGGAGATAAATAAGCGCTATGGTAACCTTACCCCTAAGTTTTGGGGGCAAGACGTTCCTGGTGTGGTCACCCGTTTTGATCCTTCAGGCCTTCAGGTGGCGCTGACGCTGGATGCCTGCGGCGGAAAGGGCGGTTCTGGCTACGACAGGGAGCTCGTAGATTTTCTTGTGGAGAACAACATAAAGGCCACTCTTTTTTTGAATGCGCGATGGATCAGAGACAACCCCGATGAAGCCAAGAACCTGGAGAAAAACCCCCTATTTCTGATAGCAAACCACGGTTTTCGTCATAAGCCCTGCTCGGTGAACGGCAAGGAAGCGTACGGCATAAAAGGTACATCAAGCGTAAGGGAAGTGTGGGAGGAAGTGGAGAAAGGAGCCAGGGCAATAGAAAAATTGACTGGTACAAGGCCCGGGTTTTATCGTTCCGGTACCAATTATTACGATGATGTGGCTGTACAAATAGTTTATGACCTCGGCATGAAGCCAGTAGGTTACAGCATATTGGGCGATGGAGGTGCAACCTTTTCGTCAAAAAAGGTTACAGAAGCAGTTTCTAAGGCTCGCCCAGGGGACGTAATAATATGCCACATGAACCACCCAGAGGGGGAAACGGCCGAGGGATTGAAGCTAGCAATACCCATTTTGCTTGAAAAGGGTTATACTTTTGTTAGATTAGATGAAGTAATTAATTAG